TTACCCCAAAGTGGGCGATGCGCTGGCTATCTGGCTTAAATCGGGGCAGTGGCATCAATCACAATCCTTATGCGATGAGCTATGGGCTCAAGTGGAGTTGCCTGAAAACTGGCATAAAAGGCAATAAAAGATGGGTGAGAGTCTTAATAAAAAGCCACTGCTGAGTAATGGCAGTGGCTTTATAGGTAAGGTTATTTTTTATTGTGATAAATGGCGGTTATTTATGAGTAACGGCTGTGAAGGATTTCTATCAGCTCATCCTCAAATTCAAAGCGTGTTTCCATTGCTTGAGCCAATTGCGCTAAGTCTTTATCAAGGTGATATAGGATTTCATCATTTTCAGACTCTGTGTATTTATCGTTAAAGTCTAAAGCGATATCTGTGCTTTCACTGATTTTAGGTAATAATGTTTGGGCCGTTGCTTTGCTTTCTTGGCCATGTTTTGCACATGCACTGACTACTTTATCGTAAACCTCAAAATGACCTTCTGACACATAATCAACAAGTTGAGCGCAGAAATCCTTTACATCTTCAATAGACGGTAGTGTTTTGTCAGTGTTTCTATTTGGCGCAAGACCGGCCAATTTGAAGTACTTAACGAGCAATTTGCGACGATGCGTTAACCACTGGTCAATTAGCTTATTGGCGCCACCCCAACGTTTTTCCGCTTTTTCGAGTTTTGTTAGCATATTGATTCTCTAAGTAGCAACCTTTTGATAACTTCTACTGTATTTGACAATAGCTAACCTGATCAACTGTTTTATTTTTTTTCTGACAATGGACAAACCAGAGGAGATAAAGATAGGAGAATGAGAAAGATAAATGCGCGTCAATAAAAAACCCAATGATAGAAATCTATCATTGGGTCAAAATAGTTTTTGAGGGCTCGATGTGTCGTGCTTCTTGATTGTTCTTGCTAGCGCATACTTTTTATATCAAACGCACAGGGTTGGTGCAACCATTTATCACGATAATTAGTTTATACAATAATCAGTTTGCCTTATTTTTTAAAATTTTTGTGATGAGAAGTTAGCTGAAAGTTAGTATTTCGCCCAAGAGAATTAGGATTAGTTCACATAAATATTGCTTAACTGGTTACATTAATAGCGTAAGTGCTAAACTACTCGCCAGTGGAAGTCATAAAAAGTAGGAATTAAGCCAAATGGCAGAACTAAAGAATGATCGTTATTTACGTGCTTTATTAAAACAACCTGTTGATAGAACTCCTGTATGGATGATGCGTCAAGCTGGACGTTATCTACCTGAATATAAAGCAACTCGTGCTGAAGCGGGTGACTTTATGTCTCTTTGTAAGAACCAAGATTTAGCCTGTGAAGTTACTTTGCAGCCATTACGTCGTTATGACTTAGATGCGGCTATCTTGTTCTCAGATATTCTTACTGTTCCTGATGCTATGGGCTTAGGCTTGTATTTTGAAACTGGTGAAGGTCCACGTTTTGAACGCCCAACAGATACCATCGACGCGATTAAAAAGCTTTGTGTTCCAGATCCTGAAGACGAACTCGGTTACGTGATGCGTGCCGTTAGCACCATTCGTCGCGAGCTAAAAGGCGAAGTACCTTTAATTGGTTTCTCTGGTTCACCTTGGACACTTGCTACTTACATGGTTGAAGGCGGTTCAAGCAAGACATTCGAAAAGATCAAAAAAATGGCTTATGAAGAGCCAGCAACATTACACATGCTATTAGATAAGCTAGCTGATTCAGTAACTTTGTACTTAAACGCGCAAGTGGCTAATGGTGCACAATCGTTAATGATTTTTGATTCATGGGGCGGTGCGTTATCTCACCACGCTTACCGTGAGTTTTCATTACGTTACATGCAAAAAATTGTTGATGGCTTAACACGTGAAGCCGACGGCCGCACTGTTCCTGTTACCTTATTCACTAAAGGTGGCGGGTTATGGTTAGAAGCCATGGCTGAAACCGGCTGTGACGCATTAGGTTTAGATTGGACTGTTGATATTGGTGATGCACGTCGCCGTGTTGGTCATAAAGTGGCGCTGCAAGGCAACATGGACCCATCTGTGCTTTACGCTTCTCCTGAGCGTATTCATCAAGAAGTGGATCAAATCTTATCTGCTTATGGTGAAGGTACTGGCCATGTCTTTAACTTGGGTCATGGTATTCATCAGCATGTTAATCCTGAGCATGCGGGTGCTTTCATTAACTCTGTGCATGAGTTATCGGCTAAATATCATAAGTAATCATTAAGCTATTGCATTGTGATAATGCCAAAAAAGACGAGCCACGCTCGTCTTAGATGAATGACAACAAGGCCACCTAATTATAGGTGGCTTTGTTGTATGTGTTGTTGGCACGACTTTTTGGCTAATGCCTTTAATCAATGACGGATCATGCTAACTTTTGAAAATAGCTGATGACCGCGTTAAATTTTTAGATTGTAGAATCACTGCCGTCAAAAAAATCTTCCTTATTATCGTTCATTTATCGTACGCTATGTCTGTCCACTTATTTACTTTGTTTGGTATAGCTCAATCATAAATTGACTGCCTTCTCCAGGTGTACTGTTAATATTAATGTGGCATTTCAATAGTGTAAGTAGTTGCCTAACAATAGCGAGGCCAACGCCTAGTTGAGGGAGTGAGCTATCA
This Shewanella aestuarii DNA region includes the following protein-coding sequences:
- the rsd gene encoding sigma D regulator is translated as MLTKLEKAEKRWGGANKLIDQWLTHRRKLLVKYFKLAGLAPNRNTDKTLPSIEDVKDFCAQLVDYVSEGHFEVYDKVVSACAKHGQESKATAQTLLPKISESTDIALDFNDKYTESENDEILYHLDKDLAQLAQAMETRFEFEDELIEILHSRYS
- the hemE gene encoding uroporphyrinogen decarboxylase, which codes for MAELKNDRYLRALLKQPVDRTPVWMMRQAGRYLPEYKATRAEAGDFMSLCKNQDLACEVTLQPLRRYDLDAAILFSDILTVPDAMGLGLYFETGEGPRFERPTDTIDAIKKLCVPDPEDELGYVMRAVSTIRRELKGEVPLIGFSGSPWTLATYMVEGGSSKTFEKIKKMAYEEPATLHMLLDKLADSVTLYLNAQVANGAQSLMIFDSWGGALSHHAYREFSLRYMQKIVDGLTREADGRTVPVTLFTKGGGLWLEAMAETGCDALGLDWTVDIGDARRRVGHKVALQGNMDPSVLYASPERIHQEVDQILSAYGEGTGHVFNLGHGIHQHVNPEHAGAFINSVHELSAKYHK